The proteins below are encoded in one region of Neisseria macacae ATCC 33926:
- a CDS encoding Gfo/Idh/MocA family protein, with amino-acid sequence MTAPSASAPQPVNVGIIGLSAGGGWASMAHYPSLSRLPELFAIKGLTAGSPASAKLAAEKYRVPFYSDTPAELAARDDIGLIVVAVSLPQHQALIEQIAPYGKAIYCEWPLGTTPEQSRALQQTAEKYGCRTFIGLQAPTSPYVRKIKALLDDPATGRLLSCTVRGSNPAGGALIDPRYLYAQQQENGVNTLTIPFAHMLAALNLLTGRPPLERALTACLHPQVRRKDNGQTLRRTATDHVLYQARHTNGALTDVVYLGGGSGLAMQIECEHLSLVITANSGHIQYEPLTIEIIHEGQSQTLPPHSTPAECLVETYRAVWHDLHHGTHTVPDFAYAAEHQQRVFDLAASPQP; translated from the coding sequence ATGACCGCCCCCTCCGCATCCGCCCCCCAACCCGTCAACGTCGGCATCATCGGCCTCAGCGCAGGCGGCGGCTGGGCGTCGATGGCGCACTACCCCTCACTCTCCCGCCTGCCCGAGCTGTTCGCCATCAAAGGGCTCACCGCCGGCAGCCCCGCTTCTGCCAAACTCGCCGCCGAAAAATACCGCGTGCCGTTTTACAGCGACACCCCCGCCGAACTCGCCGCCCGCGACGACATCGGCCTCATCGTCGTCGCCGTCAGCCTCCCCCAACATCAAGCCCTTATAGAACAAATCGCCCCCTACGGCAAAGCCATCTACTGCGAATGGCCGCTCGGCACCACGCCCGAACAGTCCCGCGCCCTGCAACAAACCGCCGAAAAATACGGCTGCCGCACCTTCATCGGCCTGCAAGCCCCCACCTCCCCCTACGTGCGCAAAATCAAAGCCCTGCTCGATGACCCCGCCACCGGCCGCCTGCTCAGCTGCACCGTGCGCGGCAGCAACCCCGCAGGCGGTGCCCTCATCGACCCGCGCTATCTCTATGCCCAGCAACAGGAAAACGGCGTCAACACCCTCACCATCCCGTTCGCCCACATGCTCGCCGCCCTCAACCTGCTGACCGGCCGCCCGCCCCTCGAACGCGCCCTCACCGCCTGCCTCCACCCCCAAGTGCGCCGCAAAGACAACGGCCAAACCCTCCGCCGCACCGCCACCGACCACGTCCTCTACCAAGCCCGCCACACCAACGGCGCGCTCACAGACGTGGTTTACCTCGGCGGCGGCAGCGGGCTGGCCATGCAAATCGAATGCGAACACCTCAGCCTCGTCATCACCGCCAACAGCGGCCACATCCAATACGAACCGCTCACCATCGAAATCATCCACGAAGGCCAAAGCCAAACCCTGCCGCCCCACAGCACCCCCGCCGAATGCCTGGTCGAAACCTACCGCGCCGTCTGGCACGACCTGCACCACGGCACACACACCGTCCCCGACTTCGCCTACGCCGCCGAACACCAGCAGCGCGTGTTCGATTTGGCGGCAAGCCCGCAGCCGTAG
- a CDS encoding DUF1841 family protein — MYDVNTHDVRRFFAHVWKNRLTPLQLDALQHKALRIIESHPEYTHYLENIEDYLDKNWLPEDGESNPFLHMSLHLSLQEQAAIDQPPGIRAIHQQLCVRYNNDWIRAEHDMMDALAETIWEAQRYGRGLDVNAYMTRLRKLIGLGQEENARINPHEVNAKFD; from the coding sequence ATGTACGATGTCAATACCCACGACGTCCGCCGATTTTTCGCACACGTTTGGAAAAACCGCCTGACCCCGCTGCAACTGGATGCACTTCAACATAAAGCACTCCGTATCATCGAATCCCATCCCGAATATACCCATTATCTTGAAAACATTGAAGATTACTTAGACAAAAACTGGCTGCCTGAAGACGGGGAGAGCAACCCGTTTTTACATATGTCACTGCATCTTTCTCTTCAAGAGCAAGCGGCCATTGACCAGCCCCCAGGTATTCGAGCAATTCATCAGCAGCTTTGCGTCCGTTATAACAACGACTGGATACGAGCTGAGCATGACATGATGGATGCACTAGCGGAAACCATTTGGGAAGCGCAACGATACGGACGCGGTTTGGATGTCAATGCCTACATGACACGGCTTCGCAAACTGATCGGTTTAGGGCAGGAAGAAAATGCCCGCATCAATCCACATGAAGTGAATGCTAAATTTGACTGA